The sequence CCAATCGACGAGCTAGGTATTTCAAAACGTCAGCAAGACGAATGCTTCTTATAATCCGTGTCCTCTAGCCTAGATTGCTCTAGTCGGCACATCCGTTTGTTCCTTTGTCACCACACATCGGCTAGTAATTTCTTCACGCAACACATCTATAGCCATGGAACGCGCCATTTTCAAGAGGCACAAAGAGGTGCCAGGGTGTGTTTGGAAGCCTGGCATGGTCGGTCCCGGCTGTCGACCACCATCCGCACTGAAAAAGGCAGCCATGGCGGGGAAGGATAGCTACTACGAAATGGAAAAGTACGGCCGCATCACCTCCTGGATTCTGGTCGCCATTCTTGGCATCGTCATGCTTCGCGGTCTCGTCTCGAGGCTTCGTCACAGCTCGAATCCCAAACTTTCCCTCGCCGTGCTCGCGATTCCTGGTTATAAACCGCTCGCGGCGATATGCAGAGGTATCGGCTATTATCGTCCAAAGAAGATCTTCACTCGGAAAACGATTCTAAGCGCGATGATTTCGGCAGACCACTTCCCGTCCTTGGGCAACATCCTTACACTCGCTGTTCCTTCTGTCGGGCTCATATGCTGGTGCTTCGCCATCAAACCCTACTATCGCCCGGCCGCTGTGTGGGGAAGTACTCCTCTAGGTGTTCGCTCGGGTATGATCGCTAACGCTATGTTCCTCTGGTTGTTTGCTCTTGGTCTCAAGTTCAATCCGCTCACGTTTCTAACGGGCATCAGCCATGAAAAGCTGCAGTTCTTCCATCAATGGATAGCACGTGTTATTCTCTTCTTCAGCATCGTACACGTCGTTCCCTTCCTCTGGCAACCAGTCCACGATGGCGGTTTCAGCAACCTCAAGGCCTGGTACTACTACGACAAGATCTGGTGGACGGGTACCGTTGCATTTGCAtgtttggcttggctcgTCGTCTCTTCGTTCGGCTATTTTCGACGCATGTCGTACGAGTTCTTTGTGCTTCAGCATGTGGTGGCCATCATCCTGTTTTTGGTCTTCTACTTTATGCACACGCGCGATCTCATCAACTCGTGGTTGTGGTTATGGCCATCAATTGGTGTGTGGGGCTTCCATGTGCTATTCAAGTTTGCAAACTCGCTCCGCATCAGCCGATTCACTGGTCTGCCCGCAACGGTCTCGGTGgtggacgaagacgaaaaGCTGGTCAAGGTAGAAATGGCTGCGCCTGTGTCATGGCAGCCAGGTCAGCATTTCTTCCTGCGCTTCCCCGGTATCAACCGATCAGCACCCTACCAGACGCACCCTTTCACCGTTAGCAACCTTGCTTCGCCGAACCAGAACGCAGAATCGCATCCGGTGTTCTTCTTCAAGGCACGCACCGGGCTTACGGGCAGGATCTGGCAACAGCTTGTACTACAGCCTGCTGTCGATGGCAAGACCTCTGCCATGCTCAAGGTTGGACTTGACGGGCCATACGGTACGTCCTTTCACCCAGCAGCCTACCACTCAGACCTCATGATCACCGGCGGCGTCGGTATGACATCGGTTCTACCTGCGCTGATGACCTTATGTCTTTCGGCGAGGTCTTCGCGCGACATTCTAACGTCCACGATCGCCATACACTGGTCCATCAGAACTATACGCATGTTTGACGCCTTTGAACCGTCCATCCGACCGATGCTCGAACATCTGCGTGCCTTTGGCATCAATGCGTCTTTGCACGTGTACTGCTACCAAGATGGTGTGCAGTATGGTGAGTCGAAAAAGGACGAAATGTCGATagcttcttcctcctcgctcGCAAAATCGATGATCCACGTGCACAGGGAACGCGCCAACGTTTCCGAGATTGTGGCCGGAttcgtcgacgacgttgcatcggcttcgtcatcgtcaacgaGGCGATCGTCGGTCAGCGTGTCGGTCTGCGGTCCAGCATCGATGCTCAATGAAGCCGCGAACGTTGTCGCACGACTGCAATGGTCCCATGTTCTCTCTAGGTCGATTGACGAACTCTTTCTTCATACTGAGGCTTTCGGCTGGTAGTTGAGGTGAATTTTGTTCTTCGCCCCAAAATTGTTTATGAACCCTGCAATGAACCCCGTAATGATATGGCTTGTGCGCTACTG comes from Mycosarcoma maydis chromosome 1, whole genome shotgun sequence and encodes:
- a CDS encoding uncharacterized protein (related to Ferric reductase transmembrane component 1 precursor), whose amino-acid sequence is MERAIFKRHKEVPGCVWKPGMVGPGCRPPSALKKAAMAGKDSYYEMEKYGRITSWILVAILGIVMLRGLVSRLRHSSNPKLSLAVLAIPGYKPLAAICRGIGYYRPKKIFTRKTILSAMISADHFPSLGNILTLAVPSVGLICWCFAIKPYYRPAAVWGSTPLGVRSGMIANAMFLWLFALGLKFNPLTFLTGISHEKLQFFHQWIARVILFFSIVHVVPFLWQPVHDGGFSNLKAWYYYDKIWWTGTVAFACLAWLVVSSFGYFRRMSYEFFVLQHVVAIILFLVFYFMHTRDLINSWLWLWPSIGVWGFHVLFKFANSLRISRFTGLPATVSVVDEDEKLVKVEMAAPVSWQPGQHFFLRFPGINRSAPYQTHPFTVSNLASPNQNAESHPVFFFKARTGLTGRIWQQLVLQPAVDGKTSAMLKVGLDGPYGTSFHPAAYHSDLMITGGVGMTSVLPALMTLCLSARSSRDILTSTIAIHWSIRTIRMFDAFEPSIRPMLEHLRAFGINASLHVYCYQDGVQYGESKKDEMSIASSSSLAKSMIHVHRERANVSEIVAGFVDDVASASSSSTRRSSVSVSVCGPASMLNEAANVVARLQWSHVLSRSIDELFLHTEAFGW